Within the Desulfovibrio oxyclinae DSM 11498 genome, the region GATCCTCTGCACGAGGACGAGGACAGTCCGGCGCCGGGTATCACGCACCGGTATCCGGACCGCGTGCTGCTGCATGTGAGTAATACCTGTTCCATGTACTGCCGCCACTGCACCAGAAAGCGCAAGGTCGGCGACGTGGACTCCATTCCCTGCCGCGACGAATTGGAGCAGGGCATTGAATACATCCGCAACACGCCGCAGGTGCGCGACGTGCTGCTCTCCGGCGGTGACCCGCTCATGCTCTCCGACAAGCGTCTGGACTGGATCCTGACCCAGATCGGCGAAATCGAGCACGTGGACGTGATCCGCATTGGCACCCGTATGCCCGTCGTGTTGCCTTACCGCATCACCAACGAGCTGGTGGAAATGCTCAAAAAGCATCATCCGCTGTGGATCAACACCCACTTCAACCACCCGCGCGAACTGACGGCTTCCTCCCGCCGTGCTCTCAAGCGTCTGGCGGATGCCGGTATCCCGCTCGGTAACCAGACCGTGCTGCTGGCCGGCGTGAACGACTGTCAGCGTCTGATCAAGACCCTGAACCAGAAGCTGGTCAAGAACCGCGTGCGCCCGTACTATATCTATCAGTGTGACATGTCCGAAGGACTGACACACTTCCGTACGCCGGTGGGCAAGGGCATTGAGATCGTGGAAAGCCTGCGCGGCCACACCAGCGGGTTCTCCGTGCCCACCTACGTTGTGGACGCGCCGGGAGGCGGCGGCAAGATCCCCGTCATGCCCAACTACGTGGTATCCTGGGGCGCCAACAAGGTGGTTCTCAGGAACTATGAAGGTGTCATCACCACATACAACGAACCGGAGTCCTACGAGGCGAACTACTGCGACCGCGAGTGCGCCAAGTGCAATCTCCAGCTCAAGGAAGAGGATGCCGAAGAAAAGGCCATCGGTATCGAAAAGCTCCTTTCGGACTGGGACGATACCACCAGCCTGACTCCGGAGAACAACGAACGCATGGAGCGTCGTGACGATGTTGCCTGATTCAATAATGAAGATCGGTTCCTCGCAGGTCCAGCACGGGCCTGCGAGTGACCGGGTCTACCTCATGAAACTCGACGATGCCGATATGCCCGGTATCGTGGACCGGCTGGACGAGCTGGCCAGCGAAATGGGGTACACCAAGATATTCGCCAAGATTCCGGCCGCAGCCCTGCCGTGGTTCCGCACGGGCGGTTTCGTGACTGAAGCCTATGTGCCGCGCATGTACCGCGGTGAATCCGCAGGCTGTTTCATGAGCCGCTATCTGGCCAAGGACCGCGCCGTGCCGGGCAATGAAAAGCTCATCTGCGACGTACTCGACGTGGCCGAGGACAAGGCCTGCTCGCCGCTGGCTCCGGCTGTGGACTGCTCGGAGGTGCGCAGAATGGGACCGGAGGATGCGGAAAAGATGGCCGAGGTCTATGCCGCGGTCTTTGAATCCTATCCGTTCCCCATCACCGATCCCGGCTTCATTCGGGAGTCCATGGAAGATGACGTGGCGTTTTATGGCGTCATGTCGGAGCGGGGCATCGAGGCGCTTGCTTCGGCGGAAAAGGATCCGTCATGGCTTTGCGCGGAAATGACCGACTTTGCGACCCTGCCGGGCAACCGGGGCAAGGGGCTCGCAGGAAAACTGCTGGCGCGAATGGAAAGTGATCTTGCCGAAGAGGGATACTGTACCGCCTATACTATCGCACGCGCCTGGAGCTTCGGGATGAACGCCGTTTTCGCCCGAGCCGGATATCGACACGCAGGGGTTTTGCCCAACAACACGCAGATCGGCGGTACGCTGGAGAGCATGAATGTCTGGCACAAGCAGATCTCCGCTCGGTAAAGGGCCAACCTTTCGGTTTGACTACACCTACTCGGTATGGTGGAACCTGCTGCTCATCTCAGTGGGTTCCGCCATTGTTTCGTGGGGCGTCAAGAGCCTTGCCAACCCGCATGAATTCATCCCCGGCGGCATGTTCGGTCTGTCCTCGCTCATGTACTACTGGACGGGCTGGCTCAACCCGGGCCTGCTGTTCTTCATCCTGAGCGTCCCCATCTTTCTTTTGGCGTGGGTGAAGGTCAGCAAGCGTTTTTTTCTTTATAGTGCCTACGCGACGTTTGCCGCCACGGCGTTCTACGAGATCATCAATATCCCCATTCCGGTGCAGAATCATGTCTATGCGTGCGTTTCGGCGGGGGTGATGATCGGTTTCGGGGCGGGGATAGTGCTGCGTTCGCTCGGCTCCAACGGCGGGCTGGACGTGGTGGCAGTCTACCTTTACCAGCGCTACAACATCGGCATCGGGAAGGTCTACCTGACCTTCAACTCCATTCTGTTTGCCACCAGTCTGGCGCGCGTTTCGCTGGATACCATCGTGGCCTCCATCATCATGGTCTTCATTACGGCCATGACCGTGGATCAGACCCTGTCCATGTTCAACCAGAGAAAGGTCGTGTTCATCATTTCGGACATGGCCAACGAGATCAGCGACTGCATCCTGACCGAACTGAGGCAGAGCGCTACGTTCCTCTATGGCTTCGGTGCCTATACCCGCAAAGAGAAGAACGTGCTCATGACCGTGGTCAACAACGTGCAGCTCAAGAAACTTGAGGAAATCACTTTTTCCAACGACCAGAACGCGCTGTTCATCGTGGAAAACACCTTCTCCGTACTCGGGTCCAGTTTCTCGCGACGCAAGATTTACTGATCCGCCCGGTCGAGGGTGTGCAAAAGAGCCATTGCGGTCCGGCTGCCGATGAACCGCTCCTGAGTCGGTACCGGACCAAAATGATAAGGGCGATCCCCATGGGGATCGCCCTTTCTTTTCTTCTTATGGCTTCGACGCGTTAGCGGTAGTACAGGTTGCGTCCACCGATGGTCAGGAAGGCCTGATGCAGGTTCTTCCGTGCGTCGCGGCGGTCCCAGATGCCCTGAATGTGGCCGCGGGAGAGCGCCCTGAAGCAGTTATGATAGTCCGGCGGGATGTCGAGGCCGGTGGTCTCCTTGATGACGCCGGGACCCGCAAAGCCGAGGCGCGAGGAACGCACGGCGTATTGGTAGGGCGAGCAGCCGAGGAAGCTGGCCACCGGTCCGGCGTATGAGTTGGTGTCGTAAAGGACGATGTACAGGCCACCTGCCTCGATGTAGTTGCGGACCGCCATGGTCACGCGCGGCATCTGGATGAGGCCGTTGACCCCTTCCTGAATGCGGATGCCTGCCGTGCCATGCACGTAGGCGAGGAAGGGCTGGTGCTTTTTCTGCGCCAGTTCCAGTGCACGGATGAGTTTTTCACCCTCGGCCGCGCCCACGGAACCGCCACGGAAGGGGGCGGTCAGCATGCCGCAGGTCAGGCGCATGCCTTCCAGCTTGGCGTGGAAGGTCACGCAGGAGCTCTGCTGGCCGGTCTTTTCCTTTGCGGCGTCAATGCGTTCGTCGAAGTTGGGGAATCCGGTGGGGTTGCCTGCCGAGATGTTCTCGTTGAATTCCACAATGGAGTTTTCATCAAAAACGTTGGCAAGGAACCACTGGTATTCCATGGGGAAGTGGTATCCGCAGTGCGGGCAGACGCCGCCGTAGTCGTTGAACAGGTCTCGGGCCCAGATGTCGAGGCAGCCGCGTTTGGCAGCGTGCGGACAGGTGACCTCTCGGTCGCTCTTGGCCTGCGGGCTGATGTATTCCCGGGTGGTCTCGATTATGGCGGCGGGCTTTCCGGGAGCGGAGAGGCCGGTAAGCTCTTTCTCAACTTGACTGTCTCCGCTCTTGCCCATTCCGGCCAGCCCCTTCACACGGTTTCCGATGGAGGTGAGCTTGCCGGTGACCACGTGCACTTCGTCGGTGACTTCGTCCACGAGACGCGCGACCCTGTCCTGCAACGGCTTGACGATGCCGTAGCGCATGACGGAGTAGGTGTTGGATATAAAGCCCGAGCGCGCGGCGCTGAGTTTCTCCAGCATGGTGCGCTGGTCCTTGAATGCGTGCTGCGCCATGCGGCGGTACTTCTTGTGGCGGCGTTGAACCAGACGGTGCCGGGCGCGTTCGCTGAGATCCCAGCGGACGATGATGTCCGGGTCCTTGCGATACAGGCGCATGGCCAATCCGCGAAGCAGGCGGATGCCGCGGACGCTCAGGGCCACTTCGTCAGTGGCGCGAATCACGCGCTGGCGAAGGGACTTGTAGAAGTCGAAGCTTTCCGCACGGGCGCCCAGC harbors:
- a CDS encoding YitT family protein; the protein is MSGTSRSPLGKGPTFRFDYTYSVWWNLLLISVGSAIVSWGVKSLANPHEFIPGGMFGLSSLMYYWTGWLNPGLLFFILSVPIFLLAWVKVSKRFFLYSAYATFAATAFYEIINIPIPVQNHVYACVSAGVMIGFGAGIVLRSLGSNGGLDVVAVYLYQRYNIGIGKVYLTFNSILFATSLARVSLDTIVASIIMVFITAMTVDQTLSMFNQRKVVFIISDMANEISDCILTELRQSATFLYGFGAYTRKEKNVLMTVVNNVQLKKLEEITFSNDQNALFIVENTFSVLGSSFSRRKIY
- a CDS encoding carboxyl transferase domain-containing protein, yielding MNAEKKREALQQRASYAREILEGRNLPELDALLDKITRFNELNPGLSEEKAVETLEGFERRLGAFEELNDGKLTAMDKVRIVRHPQRVSLKDILENVYDNYNEIGGQDEHSIDPGMVIARAYVTRRKGKKVINQPVMVVGQEKGHGEEFRNGGSIKPWGNYKALKYMEVAARENIPVHAYVNTPGSYPVEDFPGAAQQIAENIYEMCGLTVPVVAIFSEGGSGGAEAIGMADKRLMFSHGYYSVISPEGAAAIEGRIRPPQRASRELIEKCASAQQITAQDNLRNGYIDEIIQEPPLGARAESFDFYKSLRQRVIRATDEVALSVRGIRLLRGLAMRLYRKDPDIIVRWDLSERARHRLVQRRHKKYRRMAQHAFKDQRTMLEKLSAARSGFISNTYSVMRYGIVKPLQDRVARLVDEVTDEVHVVTGKLTSIGNRVKGLAGMGKSGDSQVEKELTGLSAPGKPAAIIETTREYISPQAKSDREVTCPHAAKRGCLDIWARDLFNDYGGVCPHCGYHFPMEYQWFLANVFDENSIVEFNENISAGNPTGFPNFDERIDAAKEKTGQQSSCVTFHAKLEGMRLTCGMLTAPFRGGSVGAAEGEKLIRALELAQKKHQPFLAYVHGTAGIRIQEGVNGLIQMPRVTMAVRNYIEAGGLYIVLYDTNSYAGPVASFLGCSPYQYAVRSSRLGFAGPGVIKETTGLDIPPDYHNCFRALSRGHIQGIWDRRDARKNLHQAFLTIGGRNLYYR
- the ablA gene encoding lysine 2,3-aminomutase, whose translation is MKIFTKHQQELAENLGENASRSDWTDWKWHIRHSINNADDFERVLGITFSDKEKRIYERTLRKFPMSVTPYYLSLIDANDYKNDPVFLQSFPSPDELKIGRYDMSDPLHEDEDSPAPGITHRYPDRVLLHVSNTCSMYCRHCTRKRKVGDVDSIPCRDELEQGIEYIRNTPQVRDVLLSGGDPLMLSDKRLDWILTQIGEIEHVDVIRIGTRMPVVLPYRITNELVEMLKKHHPLWINTHFNHPRELTASSRRALKRLADAGIPLGNQTVLLAGVNDCQRLIKTLNQKLVKNRVRPYYIYQCDMSEGLTHFRTPVGKGIEIVESLRGHTSGFSVPTYVVDAPGGGGKIPVMPNYVVSWGANKVVLRNYEGVITTYNEPESYEANYCDRECAKCNLQLKEEDAEEKAIGIEKLLSDWDDTTSLTPENNERMERRDDVA
- the ablB gene encoding putative beta-lysine N-acetyltransferase, with the protein product MKIGSSQVQHGPASDRVYLMKLDDADMPGIVDRLDELASEMGYTKIFAKIPAAALPWFRTGGFVTEAYVPRMYRGESAGCFMSRYLAKDRAVPGNEKLICDVLDVAEDKACSPLAPAVDCSEVRRMGPEDAEKMAEVYAAVFESYPFPITDPGFIRESMEDDVAFYGVMSERGIEALASAEKDPSWLCAEMTDFATLPGNRGKGLAGKLLARMESDLAEEGYCTAYTIARAWSFGMNAVFARAGYRHAGVLPNNTQIGGTLESMNVWHKQISAR